From the genome of Winogradskyella forsetii, one region includes:
- a CDS encoding PorP/SprF family type IX secretion system membrane protein yields the protein MINKLTTYCITILVLMLGWISHAQQDPQYTQYMYNMSVINPAYATDDNTMMNFGLLYRTQWARSIGGPTTASYFVHSAITNRMEGGISIVHDQIGDVVKQTSAYADIAYVLPVGTETKLSFGVKAGATIFNTNFDGFVYSDPEPDQAFAENISRTFPNIGAGLFLFSEHYYIGLSAPNLLETKHLEEDSGIVSQGSENIHFFLTGGYVFDLSDTFKLKPSFMTKYVNGAPLSVDLNANIRYNDMVEFGLGYRFDDSYTAMINFSMTDAIRIGYAYDHTISNLGRFNSGSHEIMLLFNIGSSRKGYDKSPRFF from the coding sequence ATGATTAATAAATTAACAACATATTGCATTACCATATTGGTTCTCATGTTAGGATGGATATCTCATGCGCAGCAAGATCCGCAATACACTCAATATATGTATAACATGAGTGTCATAAATCCTGCTTATGCTACAGATGACAATACGATGATGAATTTTGGTTTGCTTTATCGTACACAATGGGCAAGATCTATTGGAGGCCCAACTACAGCGTCTTATTTTGTGCATTCTGCCATTACAAATCGTATGGAAGGTGGCATATCTATTGTCCACGACCAAATTGGAGATGTCGTTAAACAAACGAGTGCTTATGCAGATATTGCCTATGTGCTCCCAGTTGGAACTGAAACTAAATTATCTTTTGGAGTCAAAGCTGGCGCCACAATTTTCAATACTAACTTTGATGGATTTGTGTACTCCGATCCAGAACCAGATCAAGCATTTGCCGAAAATATTAGTCGTACCTTTCCTAACATTGGAGCTGGTTTATTCCTCTTTTCCGAGCATTATTACATCGGGTTATCAGCACCAAATTTATTGGAAACGAAACATCTCGAAGAAGATAGTGGTATCGTATCCCAAGGGTCTGAAAACATTCACTTTTTCCTTACGGGTGGTTATGTTTTTGATTTGAGTGATACATTTAAACTTAAACCTTCCTTTATGACGAAATACGTTAATGGCGCGCCTCTATCGGTGGATTTAAATGCTAATATTCGATATAACGATATGGTAGAGTTTGGTTTAGGGTATCGTTTTGATGATTCATATACTGCTATGATTAATTTTTCGATGACGGATGCGATTCGTATAGGTTATGCTTACGACCATACGATATCCAATTTAGGTCGATTTAATTCCGGATCACACGAAATAATGCTATTATTTAATATTGGAAGTTCCAGAAAAGGCTATGACAAATCGCCAAGATTTTTCTAA
- a CDS encoding gliding motility-associated C-terminal domain-containing protein, whose protein sequence is MRAKEQRFKCYPKLVTFILIVLTCSLSSAYAQCPTVTNSSQTFCDVQSILVGDLQATDNGGGIVWYETATSTTPLPNSASLISGEDYYADDNTGTCGPRARVDIIIYGPPVGSNFQGVCLDDPTLATVASLEATGNDVQWYLSPSGGTPLNDTDLLMDDTLYYADQASPDGSCRTSRLTVLVNVGVTPMPMGDMIQNFCSSPEATPTVGDLVASGNNNWYISLFSAFPLPANTPLINGQTYYGTTLDPPCESSARLMVVAILDVGPNAGEDGILDICDNNFGATFDLFTSLGGTPDSGGSWSPALNSGTGVYNPNIDPAGDYTYTVVSGNNCPDESATVTVSIIPEPNAGTNGTLDLCSNNGPVDLFLSLGGTPEVGGIWSPALASGTGIFDPALDADGIYTYSITGTAPCPDASATVDVSVTAFNDAGEDGTIDLCDNNGTIDLFDSLGGTPDIGGIWSPALNSGTGIFDPLVDSGGIYTYSFTGNAPCPDESSTVTVTVVPLPIAGSDGSLTICSNDFTLVNLFDSLGGTPQVGGTWSPALNSGTGIFNPSIDTAGIYTYTLSGTPPCTDVSAEVNVIIIEAPNAGIDAVVDICDNDGPINLFDTLEGIPEAGGTWTPALASGTNIFDPLVDSDGTYTYTITGTNPCADATATVTISVIPFPNAGLDGAVTVCSTDGTIDLFDSLGGTPEAGGTWTPTLTSGTGLFDPLTDTAGTYTYTTSGTGPCSDDTAIVEVSIEIAPNAGMAAVENICNNNGTIDLFNSLGGTPDVGGSWTPALASGTSIFDPLVDADGVYTYTVTGIAPCDDATATVTITIAPFQDAGLDGSVTVCNDDGTIDLFDSLGGTPEAGGIWTPTLTSGTGLFDPLVDSAGIYTYTILGTGPCIDDSATVVVSIETAPDAGLDGSLTLCSLNSSADLFNSLGGTPEPGGTWSPALASGTGVFDSSLDLEGVFTYTINSALCGNSTATVTVTVIDANEAGNNGVVELCSNETTVDLFNSLGGTPDAGGTWAPTLTSGTGVFDPATDPAGIYTYTVSNSATLCPDDSATVIVTILQAPDAGNDGTLNLCDSTNTVDLFNSLAGTPETGGTWTPALSSGTGIFDPNTDLEGVYTYTITNSCGTSFATVTVSLSDTNDAGTDGASDLCATDATVDLFNSLGGTPDVGGTWTPTLSSGTGIFDPTVDAAGSYTYTVSNASTPCPDATATVTVSVLDAPDAGNDGTLNLCDSTNTVDLFNSLAGTPETGGTWTPALTSGTGVFDPNTDPEGVYTYTITNSCGTSSATVTVSLSNTNDAGTDGAIDLCATDTTVDLFNSLGGTPDVGGTWTPTLTSGTGIFDPTVDVAGSYTYTVSNASTPCPDATATVTVSILDAPEAGNDGTLNLCDSTNTVDLFNSLSGTPETGGTWTPALSSGTGVFDPNTDPEGVYTYTITNSCGTSSATVTVSLSNTNDAGTDGTIELCSTDTSVDLFNSLGGTPDVGGTWTPALTSGTGIFDPTVDAAGTYTYTVSSAGSTCPDATAEVAVTFAQTPDAGTDGTLDICSSDSTVDLIDSLGGTPETGGTWSPTLASGTGLFDPTVDTAGTYTYTITNSCGTSSAEVTVSISTANNAGTDGAIELCPTDTSVDLFNSLGGTPDVGGTWTPALTSGTGVFDPAVDAAGTYTYTVSSAGSTCPDATAEVAVAFAQIPDAGIDGTLDICSSDSTVDLIDSLGGTPETGGTWSPTLASGTGLFDPTVDTAGTYTYTITNSCGTSSAEVTVSISTANNAGTDGTIELCPTDTSVDLFNSLGGTPDVGGTWTPALTSGTGIFDPAVDAAGTYTYTVSSTGSTCPDATAEVAVTFAQTPDAGIDGTLDICSSDSTVDLIDGLGGTPQTGGTWSPTLASGTGLFDPTVDVAADYTYTINNSCGTSSAIVSVTISVANDAGTDGSIEFCSNDAATDLFDSLGGTPETNGTWTPALTSGTGVFDPSVDAAGTYTYTVSDDTSSCPDAMASVEVTVIAPPNAGIDDTSNICIDDTDPVDLFDSLGGSPDITGTWTPALASGTGVFDPTVDVAGDYTYTVSSAECNLTDAAIVTVSIIDLPDVTGLTLTDDTICLGGDANINITGANQLLDGDYTIVYELSDANSSTNTISISVVGGSSSFVVPQNLLPNIGTTRVTLLQIFVTGLACSGDTQDVLPIKIFVEDPATPQIIDNGAEFCIEDNATIDDLTNNIVDLETIIWYDQPVDGNAYDGSDLLQDNEVYYASILTENGCESTTRLEVAINLVECIGTLLIPDGFSPNNDGVNDVFDILFIEELYPNFKVSVYNRYGNILHEGDKDSPQWDGTSKNNNTVLPVGVYFYIIEFNDGETEPLQGRVYLSR, encoded by the coding sequence ATGAGAGCCAAAGAGCAACGTTTTAAATGTTACCCCAAACTTGTAACATTTATTCTTATAGTATTAACCTGCAGTTTATCTTCAGCCTATGCGCAATGTCCGACTGTAACTAACAGTTCACAAACGTTTTGCGATGTTCAGTCTATTTTAGTTGGCGATTTACAAGCAACTGATAATGGTGGAGGTATTGTTTGGTATGAAACAGCTACTTCAACTACACCTTTACCAAATTCTGCCAGTCTTATAAGTGGTGAGGATTATTATGCCGATGACAATACTGGAACTTGCGGGCCAAGAGCTCGAGTGGACATAATTATTTACGGTCCACCAGTCGGAAGTAACTTTCAAGGCGTTTGTTTAGACGATCCTACGTTAGCAACCGTTGCAAGTTTAGAAGCCACAGGAAACGATGTACAATGGTATCTATCACCTTCGGGAGGTACGCCCTTAAATGATACTGACCTATTAATGGATGACACGTTGTACTATGCAGATCAAGCCAGTCCAGATGGAAGTTGTAGAACATCAAGATTAACAGTATTAGTAAATGTTGGGGTCACGCCTATGCCTATGGGAGATATGATTCAAAATTTTTGTAGTTCTCCCGAAGCTACACCTACAGTTGGAGATTTAGTAGCTAGTGGCAATAACAATTGGTATATCTCATTATTCTCTGCATTTCCATTACCAGCAAATACACCATTAATTAATGGACAAACCTATTATGGAACCACTTTAGATCCACCTTGTGAAAGTTCTGCTCGACTTATGGTCGTAGCAATTTTAGATGTAGGTCCAAATGCAGGCGAAGATGGTATATTGGATATTTGTGATAATAATTTCGGTGCAACATTTGACCTTTTTACATCACTTGGTGGCACACCTGATTCAGGAGGTTCATGGTCGCCAGCATTAAATAGTGGAACTGGTGTTTATAATCCAAACATTGATCCTGCAGGTGATTACACCTATACGGTAGTTTCAGGAAATAATTGTCCCGATGAATCTGCTACGGTTACAGTATCCATAATTCCAGAACCCAATGCTGGCACGAACGGCACATTGGATTTATGCAGCAATAATGGACCTGTCGATTTATTTTTAAGCCTAGGTGGCACTCCTGAAGTCGGTGGCATATGGTCTCCTGCTCTCGCAAGTGGTACTGGCATATTTGACCCAGCTTTAGACGCAGACGGTATTTATACCTACTCCATAACTGGAACAGCACCTTGTCCAGATGCTTCGGCAACAGTTGATGTTTCCGTTACGGCTTTTAATGATGCTGGTGAAGACGGAACTATTGATCTATGTGATAATAACGGCACAATCGATTTGTTTGACAGCCTTGGTGGAACCCCAGATATTGGTGGAATTTGGTCGCCAGCATTAAATAGCGGAACGGGAATTTTTGATCCTTTAGTAGATTCTGGAGGTATTTACACCTATTCTTTTACAGGAAATGCACCATGCCCGGATGAATCCTCAACAGTTACGGTAACTGTTGTTCCATTACCAATTGCTGGCTCTGACGGTTCACTTACCATCTGTAGTAATGATTTTACATTAGTCAATTTATTTGATAGCCTTGGTGGTACACCGCAAGTCGGTGGAACTTGGTCGCCAGCACTTAATAGTGGAACAGGAATTTTTAATCCTTCAATTGATACCGCAGGAATTTATACTTATACATTATCAGGAACACCACCATGTACTGATGTTTCGGCAGAAGTGAACGTTATAATAATAGAAGCACCAAATGCAGGCATTGATGCTGTGGTCGATATTTGTGATAACGATGGCCCAATTAATTTGTTCGATACCCTTGAAGGTATACCTGAAGCCGGAGGAACATGGACGCCTGCTCTGGCGAGTGGCACTAACATATTTGACCCATTAGTTGATTCTGATGGTACTTATACGTACACGATTACAGGAACCAATCCTTGTGCTGATGCAACGGCAACCGTTACAATTTCGGTAATACCTTTTCCAAATGCTGGACTGGACGGAGCGGTAACAGTTTGCAGTACTGATGGCACAATTGATCTTTTCGATAGCCTTGGTGGTACTCCTGAAGCAGGAGGAACATGGACGCCTACGTTAACAAGTGGCACAGGACTATTTGATCCATTAACTGATACTGCCGGAACGTATACCTATACAACTTCGGGAACTGGGCCTTGTAGTGATGACACAGCCATCGTTGAAGTGTCCATAGAAATTGCCCCAAATGCAGGTATGGCTGCCGTGGAAAATATTTGTAATAATAACGGAACAATCGATTTGTTTAATAGTCTTGGAGGCACACCTGATGTTGGTGGTTCTTGGACACCTGCATTGGCTAGTGGCACAAGTATCTTTGACCCATTGGTTGATGCTGATGGCGTTTACACCTATACGGTTACAGGTATTGCTCCTTGCGATGACGCGACAGCAACAGTAACTATAACAATAGCACCTTTTCAAGATGCTGGCTTAGACGGTTCAGTTACTGTTTGTAATGATGATGGCACCATTGATCTTTTTGATAGTCTTGGAGGTACTCCTGAAGCTGGAGGGATTTGGACACCTACATTGACAAGCGGAACAGGACTATTTGATCCATTAGTTGATTCGGCTGGGATTTATACCTATACTATTTTGGGAACAGGACCTTGTATCGATGATTCCGCTACAGTTGTCGTTTCTATAGAAACAGCTCCTGATGCTGGTTTAGATGGTTCTTTAACCTTATGTAGCTTGAACAGTTCTGCTGATTTATTCAATAGTCTTGGTGGCACTCCAGAACCAGGAGGAACATGGTCACCAGCACTTGCTAGCGGAACTGGAGTATTTGATTCTAGCTTAGATCTTGAAGGTGTTTTTACATACACAATTAACTCTGCCTTATGCGGAAACAGCACGGCAACGGTCACGGTTACAGTAATCGATGCTAACGAAGCTGGTAATAATGGCGTTGTAGAACTATGCTCTAATGAAACAACTGTGGATTTATTCAATAGTTTAGGAGGAACTCCAGATGCTGGAGGAACTTGGGCTCCTACGCTGACAAGTGGTACTGGTGTTTTTGATCCTGCGACGGATCCTGCAGGAATTTATACCTATACCGTTTCTAACAGTGCAACTTTATGTCCGGATGATTCTGCCACAGTTATTGTGACTATTTTACAAGCACCTGATGCTGGAAACGATGGCACCTTAAACCTCTGTGATTCAACAAACACAGTGGATTTATTCAATAGTCTTGCAGGAACGCCTGAAACAGGTGGAACTTGGACACCTGCACTTTCGAGCGGTACTGGAATTTTTGATCCAAACACAGATTTAGAAGGTGTTTATACATATACCATAACCAATTCTTGTGGAACGAGTTTTGCAACAGTCACGGTTTCCTTATCTGATACAAATGATGCAGGAACCGATGGTGCGAGCGACCTTTGTGCTACTGATGCAACAGTCGATTTATTCAATAGTTTAGGAGGCACACCAGATGTTGGCGGCACTTGGACGCCTACACTTTCTAGTGGAACAGGCATTTTTGACCCAACGGTTGATGCAGCTGGAAGTTATACTTACACCGTTTCAAACGCTTCAACGCCATGTCCTGATGCAACAGCAACAGTTACAGTCTCAGTTTTAGATGCACCTGATGCAGGAAACGACGGTACACTAAACCTATGTGATTCAACCAACACAGTGGATTTATTCAATAGTCTTGCAGGAACACCTGAAACAGGTGGAACTTGGACACCTGCACTTACGAGTGGAACTGGGGTTTTCGATCCAAACACAGATCCAGAAGGTGTTTATACCTATACCATAACCAATTCTTGTGGAACGAGTTCTGCAACAGTCACGGTTTCCTTATCAAATACAAATGATGCAGGAACCGATGGTGCGATCGACCTTTGCGCTACTGATACAACAGTCGATTTATTCAATAGTTTAGGAGGCACACCAGATGTTGGTGGCACTTGGACACCTACACTTACAAGCGGAACAGGTATTTTTGACCCAACGGTTGATGTAGCTGGAAGTTATACTTACACCGTTTCAAACGCTTCAACGCCATGTCCTGATGCTACGGCAACAGTTACCGTTTCAATTTTAGACGCACCTGAAGCAGGAAATGACGGTACACTAAACCTATGCGATTCAACCAACACAGTAGATTTATTCAATAGTCTTTCAGGAACACCTGAAACAGGTGGAACTTGGACACCTGCACTTTCGAGCGGAACTGGGGTTTTCGACCCAAACACAGATCCAGAAGGTGTTTATACCTATACCATAACAAATTCTTGTGGAACGAGTTCTGCAACAGTCACGGTTTCCTTATCAAATACAAATGATGCAGGAACCGATGGCACAATAGAACTTTGTTCTACTGATACGTCAGTCGATTTATTCAATAGTTTAGGAGGCACACCAGATGTTGGTGGCACTTGGACACCTGCACTTACAAGCGGGACAGGCATTTTTGATCCAACGGTTGATGCAGCAGGAACATATACCTATACGGTTTCTAGTGCAGGTTCAACTTGTCCAGACGCTACAGCAGAAGTTGCAGTAACATTTGCACAAACACCTGATGCTGGTACTGATGGTACATTGGACATCTGTTCTAGTGATTCAACCGTTGATTTAATTGATAGTTTAGGTGGAACTCCTGAAACTGGCGGAACATGGTCGCCAACCTTGGCCAGTGGAACAGGACTATTCGATCCTACAGTTGATACCGCAGGAACTTATACCTATACCATAACTAATTCTTGTGGCACTAGTTCTGCCGAAGTCACCGTTTCTATTTCAACAGCAAATAATGCAGGAACCGATGGTGCTATAGAACTTTGTCCTACCGATACGTCAGTGGATTTATTCAATAGTTTAGGTGGCACACCAGATGTTGGTGGCACTTGGACACCTGCACTTACAAGCGGGACAGGCGTTTTTGATCCTGCCGTTGATGCAGCAGGAACATATACCTATACGGTTTCTAGTGCAGGTTCAACTTGTCCAGACGCTACAGCAGAAGTTGCAGTAGCATTTGCACAAATACCAGATGCTGGTATTGATGGTACCTTGGATATCTGTTCTAGTGATTCAACCGTAGATTTAATTGATAGTTTAGGTGGAACTCCTGAAACTGGCGGAACATGGTCGCCAACCTTGGCCAGTGGAACAGGACTATTCGATCCTACAGTTGATACCGCAGGAACTTATACCTATACCATAACTAATTCTTGTGGCACTAGTTCTGCCGAAGTCACCGTTTCTATTTCAACAGCAAATAATGCAGGAACCGATGGTACAATAGAACTTTGTCCTACCGATACGTCAGTGGATTTATTCAATAGTTTAGGAGGCACACCAGATGTTGGTGGCACTTGGACACCTGCACTTACAAGCGGGACAGGCATTTTTGATCCTGCCGTTGATGCAGCAGGAACATATACCTATACGGTTTCAAGTACAGGTTCAACTTGTCCAGACGCTACAGCAGAAGTTGCAGTAACATTTGCACAGACACCAGATGCTGGTATTGATGGTACCTTGGATATCTGTTCGAGTGATTCAACAGTCGATTTAATTGATGGTTTGGGAGGCACACCGCAAACTGGAGGAACATGGTCACCGACATTAGCTAGTGGTACAGGACTATTCGATCCCACAGTCGATGTTGCTGCTGATTATACCTATACTATAAATAATTCATGTGGTACTAGTTCTGCCATAGTAAGTGTTACTATTTCCGTAGCAAATGATGCTGGTACTGATGGTTCAATTGAATTCTGTAGTAATGATGCTGCTACTGATTTATTCGACAGTTTAGGAGGAACACCTGAAACCAATGGAACTTGGACGCCTGCACTTACAAGCGGCACAGGCGTTTTTGATCCTTCCGTTGATGCAGCAGGAACTTATACCTATACCGTTTCAGATGACACATCTTCTTGTCCTGATGCCATGGCTTCAGTAGAAGTTACAGTTATTGCACCACCAAACGCTGGTATTGATGATACTTCAAATATTTGTATTGATGATACAGATCCTGTAGATTTATTTGACAGCCTTGGAGGTTCTCCGGATATTACCGGAACATGGACACCTGCCTTAGCAAGTGGAACTGGAGTGTTTGACCCTACAGTTGATGTGGCTGGTGATTATACGTATACGGTCAGTTCTGCAGAATGCAACCTAACTGATGCAGCCATTGTAACGGTTAGTATTATAGATTTACCTGATGTTACAGGACTTACACTTACCGACGATACTATTTGTTTAGGAGGAGACGCCAATATTAATATTACAGGTGCAAACCAATTGTTAGATGGCGATTACACCATTGTCTATGAACTTAGTGACGCAAATTCATCTACAAATACTATTTCAATTTCCGTTGTTGGAGGAAGTTCTTCTTTTGTTGTTCCTCAAAACCTATTACCAAATATAGGGACGACACGAGTGACATTACTACAAATTTTCGTTACAGGACTCGCATGTTCTGGTGACACACAAGATGTGTTACCAATCAAAATTTTCGTGGAAGATCCAGCGACACCACAAATTATTGATAATGGTGCAGAGTTTTGTATTGAAGACAATGCTACTATAGATGATTTAACCAATAACATTGTAGATCTAGAAACTATTATTTGGTACGACCAACCAGTAGATGGTAATGCTTATGATGGTTCTGATTTACTTCAAGATAATGAAGTGTATTACGCCTCAATCCTCACGGAAAATGGTTGTGAAAGTACAACGCGATTAGAAGTCGCTATAAATCTTGTTGAATGTATTGGTACTCTATTAATACCTGATGGTTTTTCTCCAAATAACGATGGCGTGAACGATGTTTTCGATATTTTATTTATAGAAGAACTTTATCCTAATTTTAAAGTAAGTGTTTACAATAGATATGGCAACATCCTCCACGAAGGCGATAAGGATTCCCCTCAATGGGATGGGACATCGAAAAACAACAATACTGTTTTACCGGTTGGTGTCTATTTTTATATCATAGAATTTAATGATGGAGAAACTGAACCCTTACAAGGCAGAGTTTATCTAAGTAGATAA
- a CDS encoding GTP-binding protein: MSLSDEIVLRPRFKIEVLTNNETLLESFEERKSLQTEFIVSRIDDHVFIKFPKKDQHFWSPQLHLEINEEGSDKSIIHGLFGPNPTVWTLFMFLHFIVAGLFFGFGIWTYTNATLNNSYAIQLSLTLLMVLIWFVLYFAGRIGRSKGQPEMYKLQSFMEETLSDYR; encoded by the coding sequence ATGTCACTTTCCGATGAAATCGTTTTAAGACCTCGCTTTAAAATTGAAGTGCTAACTAACAACGAAACACTTTTGGAAAGCTTTGAAGAAAGGAAATCTCTTCAAACTGAATTTATCGTTTCTAGAATTGACGATCATGTTTTTATTAAATTCCCTAAAAAAGATCAGCACTTTTGGTCGCCACAGCTCCATTTGGAAATCAACGAAGAAGGCAGTGATAAATCCATAATTCATGGCTTATTTGGACCTAATCCAACGGTTTGGACCTTATTTATGTTTTTACATTTTATAGTGGCAGGCTTATTTTTTGGCTTCGGAATTTGGACATATACCAATGCAACTTTAAATAATTCTTATGCCATACAATTGTCCCTTACCCTTTTAATGGTCCTAATTTGGTTTGTATTGTACTTTGCTGGAAGAATTGGACGCTCAAAAGGGCAACCAGAAATGTATAAGTTGCAAAGTTTTATGGAGGAAACCCTCAGCGATTACCGCTGA
- a CDS encoding OmpA family protein: protein MKTFKLYIVFTVLITGSLCFSQSNKADDLYENRAYVEAAELYSQLPKTATNLEKLGDCYYYNSEFDSAYKAYKQVYDLKGNTEELTEDFYFKYFDVLRGTKNYKEADEISTLHLNNPINTDNFKSLLKRIIPYKYELESLTGDVGGSNFGVGIYGNKIVFASTKNLKNPNYQWNGKPYLDLYQATVSTGETMALDSIEPFNKEINTSKQHESNAVFTKDGKTMYFSRNLKKRIDLDSTKIAVVSIFRAELVDDEWTNVEVLPFCSETYSTMHPALNNDETKLYFSSDMPNSLGSFDIFYVDIFGGNLYGQPVNLGANINTIRREQFPFVAKDSTLYYASNGKPGFGGLDLFSSSVKDAKFLDALNMGESINSAKDDFAFVVVDSLNTGYLSSNRSGLDNIYTFKRVENERTYYIEGLVTDKVTGEILPNTTVTLFDEDGNVVAEQLVGEDGKYKLSTQPNQKYSLEGFQPKYIPQVEFFDTNDKGNIEFNIELEIESYKDAEEIVTEDTEGNTYIELENIYFDFAKWDIKTQAAKTLDVLVDLLKKYPRMEIQLGAHTDSRASFEFNMDLSEKRARATLEYLVQNGISRARLTSKGFGETKPLVPCGDNCTETEFSINRRCEFIILR, encoded by the coding sequence ATGAAAACGTTTAAACTATATATTGTATTTACTGTTTTAATCACCGGAAGTCTCTGCTTTTCCCAATCTAATAAAGCAGATGACCTGTATGAAAACAGAGCCTATGTTGAAGCGGCTGAGCTTTATTCGCAACTACCAAAAACGGCCACTAATTTGGAGAAATTAGGTGACTGCTATTATTACAATTCGGAATTTGATAGTGCTTACAAAGCGTATAAACAAGTGTATGATTTAAAAGGGAATACTGAAGAATTAACTGAAGATTTTTATTTTAAATATTTTGATGTTTTAAGAGGTACTAAAAATTATAAGGAAGCAGATGAAATTTCAACACTTCATTTAAACAACCCTATAAATACCGATAACTTTAAATCTTTATTAAAACGAATTATTCCATACAAATATGAACTGGAAAGTTTAACAGGCGATGTTGGCGGTTCTAATTTTGGAGTTGGTATTTATGGTAATAAAATTGTGTTTGCTTCCACTAAAAACCTAAAAAATCCAAATTACCAATGGAATGGCAAGCCTTATTTAGATTTATATCAAGCCACTGTGTCAACTGGAGAAACTATGGCTTTGGACAGTATAGAACCATTCAACAAAGAAATAAACACATCTAAACAACACGAAAGTAACGCCGTATTTACCAAGGATGGCAAAACCATGTACTTTTCTAGAAACCTCAAAAAACGTATTGACTTAGATTCTACAAAAATTGCCGTTGTCAGTATTTTTAGAGCCGAATTGGTTGATGATGAATGGACCAACGTAGAAGTTTTACCTTTTTGCAGTGAAACCTACTCTACTATGCATCCTGCGTTAAATAATGATGAAACCAAGCTCTATTTTTCTAGTGATATGCCAAATTCCTTAGGGTCTTTCGATATTTTTTATGTTGATATTTTTGGTGGAAACCTGTATGGACAACCCGTAAATCTAGGTGCCAATATAAATACAATTCGAAGAGAGCAATTTCCATTTGTGGCTAAAGACAGTACCCTTTATTATGCCTCTAATGGTAAACCTGGTTTTGGTGGTTTAGATTTGTTTTCAAGTAGCGTTAAGGACGCTAAATTTTTAGATGCGCTCAATATGGGAGAATCCATAAATAGCGCAAAGGATGATTTTGCATTTGTGGTCGTTGATTCTTTGAACACAGGCTATTTATCCTCTAATCGTTCTGGACTTGATAATATATATACGTTTAAACGTGTGGAAAATGAAAGGACGTATTATATAGAAGGACTTGTGACGGACAAAGTCACTGGCGAAATCTTACCGAATACCACAGTGACATTGTTTGATGAAGATGGAAATGTCGTTGCTGAACAACTTGTTGGCGAGGATGGTAAATACAAGTTAAGCACCCAACCGAACCAAAAGTATTCTCTTGAAGGTTTTCAACCTAAGTATATTCCTCAAGTCGAGTTTTTTGACACTAATGACAAAGGTAATATAGAATTTAATATTGAGCTTGAAATAGAATCCTATAAGGATGCTGAAGAAATAGTCACTGAGGATACAGAAGGAAACACCTATATTGAATTAGAAAATATATATTTCGACTTTGCTAAATGGGATATTAAAACTCAAGCGGCTAAAACCCTGGATGTCTTGGTGGATTTACTTAAAAAGTATCCTAGAATGGAAATTCAGCTTGGTGCGCATACCGATTCTAGAGCCAGCTTTGAATTTAACATGGATCTTTCCGAAAAACGGGCACGTGCAACACTCGAATACTTAGTGCAAAACGGTATTTCTAGAGCAAGATTAACCTCTAAAGGTTTTGGAGAAACAAAACCATTGGTGCCATGTGGTGATAACTGTACTGAAACAGAATTTTCAATTAACAGACGTTGTGAATTTATAATTTTACGTTAG